From the genome of Capsicum annuum cultivar UCD-10X-F1 chromosome 4, UCD10Xv1.1, whole genome shotgun sequence:
AATTTCGGGAGTTCTATTTACCCAAATTTAATTTCGTAAAATCCTACGGGTTTTCTATCATATTAGCTAACTAGGAATCAAATCAAACACCACCAAACTTACCCACATTATTTCCAAATTGCCCTAGATCATATCTTACTCCGGTTTTGTTTGAAACTAGCCTAATCTAAAACTTATCACTTTAAATTCGAGAAgaattttaagataaaattttaaacaaaaaaacttATACGCAACGACGAATAAGATCGTTACAAAAAgtcttttctctttgtttttaaaAAAGTACCTTCCTCTCAGTCTCTTCCAACACTTACAAATATAATCTATCTTCAACTTACAAATATAATCTGTCTTCAactcaaaagaacaaaaaaaaggaaaagacattaaacaatttaaaaaataaagagtttaaaaaaattcttttagcCACACTGCTCTAGATGTCTCTAAGTTGCCAATTAGGCAaccctcaaaaataaaaaaccttACCTACTTGTTCAATTATATAAGAATTAAATTGGCCAATACCAAAAGctattacattattttataatctaAATAATAGGGGTCTCTAGAGTGGATGTGCTAACTGCCAATGAATTAAAGAACTTTTGGAATTTAATAAAGGATTCAATGATGTCAcgtgaataaaaataatataatgtgaTTACTCTCTTAACTGGGAGAGGCATATATGCTTCAATCTATTGCAATTTTTGCAACTTGCAGGAAGATGTTGAAATGTCCACATGACAATTCCATGCAACTAACTTTCTGGCTACTTGGTATTTTGATTGGATATAAAAATGTTAGGagatttttgaatcttataaTCTTAAATTAAATGTATGTGtagtttttaaaatcttataataTTAATGGGTCATATTGGATGTTAGAATTGGAAAATTTACTGAATCAAAAAGAGACACTATTTTTGTAATGGgctaaaataaaacataagatattttaaattgagatgggtaataataataattttttatgtcaaaaatgttTCGTCCTCTCGTACCATTCAAGAAAGGGATATTCACCGCCAAGAGCGGGTGAAATGGTTGAAATCCTTTCACCCTTTAGGAGGATTCCTGTGTAATCTTGGCAACGCAAATACGACTCTACCTGATCCTTTGCCGGTGTGGCTAAAAGCCGCACTCCCTTCCTCAATTGGCCCTATGGGATGCAATAGAGATTTGAGTTCTAGAAATGAAAAATCTCTCACGAAGGAGTAAGTTATCCTCTTAATGGGCTTATGAGAAGGAATTCTAATGATCGAGTTAGTGAGTTTCAAATAACAAATATCTAGTaaaattgaaaattatccattttttaattagtctagaagaaaaataattattactaCCTCATACATGTTAGCAATTAATCCCATAACAATGAGGATTCATGCACTAGTTGTTAGTATTTCGTGCAAGGTACTCTAGCTTGGTTAGGTTACCATTTTCTTATACATGTACTAACCTTTGTATTATAGTCAttctatataaaattatataacaagagagaagagagagttgTCAAAAATGAAGTAAGCTTTTCAAAACAATAGAACTTGTAAAAATTACGtataaaagagaaacaaaatttgacattgaATTCATGATATGGTTAAAACTTCAAATAAAGGATTGATGTCAAAAAGCAGTAATTTGGCAGTTACTTCATTTTGTCCTATTGATAGAAGCCATTACGATAGAACTTCTCCTAGATATTGTGGAATGATGTTGAGGTCCACTTTCTTTGTTGCCTGCCATAATATAAATTCAGTATAAAATTCAGCCAGctaatatatttatttcttttttggcaaTTAAAGCACACCTACAAAGGACTTGTAGATTCATTCAAGGAATGCCTCAAATATCTATCACCACTTAGTGGCCTCTCATTATCCTATTGGTAGCTACTACATTGCAAAATGTCAAATCTTGATTTTTGAACTTATTGGTGATGTTAACAAACATGCCAGCCAAGATCCAGTTCTCAAAATGAGCAATTAGCTGGccagaaaaatatcaaaatctagAAGGGATTTGTGTTAGAGGGGGTAGGGGCTAAGAGGGGGGAGGAGGAGGGGGGGAGTTCTTTTTCTACCATGTTCTCAGTGCTTTGACAAATTAAGCAAACATGTGATTAAGTTTTTATAAAATGGCCCTTTGCTTGTTTAATCTGGTGTTTGGATCATATCAACATCCAAACATATCATGGAATTGTCGGAAAAAGTTTCAGGTTTATGCAATATTGTGTAGAAGGGAGTGGAGGACACGAATTAGGGGAGAAAATTAATAGAAAGTAGAGCTATTGTCCCTTCATGTTGGTAGTCGTAGTATTGCTCGAATAGTTTCTTGTCATTCAATTTTTGTTACTATCTATTGTTCCTTGTACCTCGATTATAGtattgttttgttttagtttatgttctattgatatctgttgtttttgttattatttattgttcCTTGTAATTTCGTTACTTGTTTGGGACTATTTTTCCTTGAGCCAATGGTCTACTGAAAACTACTACTCTACttctgaggtaggggtaaggtctatgtacactctatcctcctcGGACCTACTTTGTTGGACTAACACTCTACCCTCCCCCGACCTACTTTGTTGGACTATACTGGGTATGTATTTGTTGTTGTAGTGTATACAGTTTTGATAATGAAAGGGTGATTTACAAGAACAAATTTGTGTACTTTGCATATATTGAGTCTGCTAGTTATCTGGTTAATAGAATCATAACCTGTTTCAAGCACCCATTGTTCTTGACCCAAATTacaatatatttttgtattaaaaactagtaaataacatataatatgtTGAATAGGCACCACAATCTCAGAAACTAATAACTCCAGATTGAAGGTAGTTGAATATTCATGACTTAAAAGGCTTGGACCCAACTGCATTGTCAATATATATAACTTTGGGAATGATCCCTCATCTTCCAACTGTGAAAGATGGTTTCACTAATTGCCAATTTTAATAGCTCCTAGAACAGCCAATACCCCTTTTACAAGTATGATCATTGACAAGAATGAAATGAATGACACCACTAATAATCCCCTTTCCAGCAAAGATAGAAAAGTTGCCCTACACATTTAGTCTACAAGAGTCCAACTAACTTATGCACATGAGTTAAAACTTACAACAAAACACAAGAAAAGAAAGTCATGTGTCTTACCAGACACATTTATTCACATACGAATTAGCAAACGTGGCTTCCATAAATAAAAACATTGTCTAAGTCAACAAGAAAGCCAGAGTTTTGACCAAAATCTTGAGACAGCCACCTCTTCAAAATCACATGCTGAAGAATTGTTTAAGACTTTCatgaaagataagaaaatttCAAATGGTGGGAAACAGCATCTGCAAACTCAGATAAACCATTGTCAAACAAACCTTTtaataataactttaaaaaattcaaaaaaagttgTCCGATGCTCAAAACATTCTTGCATTAACAGGATTCGAGGAAGGGTGCTCTCAAGGAGAGTGATGTAGATTGTAGATAGTTTACTCTAATGCATAAATTAGTACTAGTTTTTGAGACTCCAACCCATGACCTTATAGAGGTCACATGGAGACAGTTTTACCTTGACTCCAAGATCGGGCTCCCCCTTCAATCTCTTAATAATATCTCAAATTGACAAATCTTTTGCTCTTGACCAAATAGACACCCAATGACAAATCCAAAGACCCAATAGAGGCAACTCCAAAAGTATCAATGTATTGGAATTGCAAAAGGGTTGTCTTTGATCTAGGATAAACTGAGACTAATATAAAATGATCATTCCCAGAGGCAAATGGTCATTTGATGAACAGAAAAACAGCCTTATAAAGCAGAAAATCACAAACCAGAAGTAAAGGATTATTTGGAGAAAATGTCCAAACTGAACAGTCAACCATGACAGTCCAATATAAACTTGACATTATCATTGACATGCTTAAAAGAAAATGGCAAACAAGAAGATAGAAACAGAGCGACAATGAATGATATGAACACGAAAAATTCTAATTCAATGGCAACTTATTTAATCAAGAGAtataccaaatatatatataccaagGTTGCAAGCAACAAGAACTAAAAAAGACTGAAAAAAGGAAACTCAGTTGAAGAGAAAAAGCAAACTTAACTCAAAGTCAAGTGATTATACAATCCCAAACAAGATGAACATCACCAAAATGGACCAAAGATCCACATTTTTCCCCCAAGTTCTTTACATAATATATGAAGGtgaaaatacatgatttttacctCTTTAAACTACTTATTTTTCTGGCACATTGCGGCACCATTAACCACCATTCTCCCTTCTTTTCTCATCTAAAAAAAGgctcaaaaaagaaaagaacaaaagggGAAAATCTATATATCATATTATCCTTATGTTCTAAATCGATGGCTTCCAAACAATGCAACATGTTGTGTCACTCATGATTTCCTCGTCCGATAGAGTCGAGGCCTTCAGTCCTGCTTCGAACAATCCTATGGAAAACCTCTCTAACTTGGCGCTCTAAAGGGTCTAATCCATTCTTTAGACCATCATAAACAAGCCCAAGTTCATGCACTCTTTGCTTCACTTCTCCATCTTTTTCCTCTGTGATTGGGAAGTGAACAGTATCGATCAATTCGTTCATGTGGTGAGCGCATTTCTCCATCTCATGAATCTCCTTCAACAATCCACAAGCATTTCTACGATCCCTcttttttgattcctccaaaatcCTTTCGTGCAGGGATAAGATTGGCACGGCCCAAACGAATTGCCTGGTCACATAAAAATGTGTCTGCAGGCCACGGTCCTGGCAAGGTATTGCAGCCACAAGTGCCCACATGACAAAGTATAACACATAACTCATTGTAAAAACAGCTAAAGCTAATCCATTGGTAGCAACAATTTCATTACTTTTTGGTGCAACTAAGTTGTTACCAATAGCTTGGAGCTGCCTAGCAGCAGACCAATTCCTCGAAACACTCCATGACAACGACCGAAAATGCCCCAAAGACTTGTGATCATTCTGAGTATTGTTTCTTCCAAATGACCGGTTTCTATGCGCAACAGATGTATTAGACTCCTTCTCATCAAGCATACCAATAGCGAAATCAATCAACGCCTTCTTAGCACGACGGAATTGTCCCTCACCAACGCACCTCTGATTCTCCAATGCACACAAAACAATCTCCAGCTGCTTCTGCCACTGCTTGATTTGTTCAATCCCATCCCTTATTGCGTTACAAACATCCAATCCCTTCACACTCCTATCGAAATACTCAGTAACGTAACGGTCCATAGGAGGTTTGTTTAAGTTAGCAGTGTTGTTGAACAAAATGGACCTGAATTGCTCCTGACAACAGAGGAAAACATCCAATAGCTTACGGATCCACGGAACGGAAAGCAATTGATCAGAATCAACAGAAGATAATTCATTGAAACGCTCGGCTACTTGCTTTTGAAAAGCTTCAAGTTCTAGCTCTTGGCTAGTGGCTTCATGAGCAGATTCCATTGAATGCACCTGATCACGGCGCATACTCAAAAGTGACCTTCCAAAATTTGTAAATGATGCTGATGCCCCTTGATAATCTGTAACTGGCATTtctagactctttttttttttctttctttttttcacatgAAACActcaaattttttcaataaaatcttgaaaaaattgaaaaccaaGAATTCAGATCAAACCCCAAAAGACTACTGATGAAAAAGACAACCTTAAAATGGAATTGGGagtcaaaaaagaaaattagcaaaaatataatcaatacTTCAAGATTTCCCCAaacaataaaaacccaaaatacaAATAGAACAATTTCTTGTAAAGattttaagttcaagaaaaataaagccACCCCACTTAAAAGAAAAGGATCAAGAATTGACAGAGAGATTTCAAGAAAATGGACACAACACTTTGACTAATGAGACCAGAATTCCAAAATATTATTGAAATCTTTAAATGTTTCTTAGAGCCACCCCACACTAAAATACAGGATCAAGAATTGACAAAGAGATACCAAGAAAATGGGCACAACACTTTGCTTAACAAGACCAAAATTCCCAATATATAATAGAAATCTTAAAATCCAAGAAAATggataattaaaataatatatgactGGTTAACAGAGAATGAAGAATTTGAGTGGAGATAAAGAAATAGGAGAGAAGAGGGGCGGGGGGGGCATGTGAGAAGACAAAGTCAGTCGCAAATGTTTATGGAACCCTAAGAGGAGGAAAACGCCCTTATATTGTGCTTCATTTGGACCGCGTATATCGGTTTGTTGGAAAattataaagtgaaaaaaaaaaaaaaaagtgatgaaaGAGAAATTCAATGATTGTAAAAATTGTAAATTCTCAAAACGCTATCCCCCCACCAACtttaatggaaaaataaaatgaaaagtatTGTTAACTAGGATCCCTTTTGGATTAGCTCATCGTTAATACCAATTAGAGTAATTTTCATGGATAGTCACCCAAGTTTTTATaattatctataaatattttttatatttttttaggataaaaatatcatttaattatttttatttttcttaaaaaatatttaatactttaaaaATCTTATTCTCTCATACTTGGCATGCCATGttgttaaaatcaaatattttcttaattataaacCTATTTAATTATTCAAGTTCATTTATTCAAACCCACACCTTATAAAGtacaagaaaaatctaaattatgtaatttatttatttttttgaagaatttgtaAAAGAATTTATCAGTAATCTAATTCTCTACAAGTTTTTTCAACCAAACTAATTCAATGGAAAACctataaatttttctataaaacaaaatttgaaggagaaaatcttagaattttttttgtgaagCAAAATTCAATAGAAAAATCTTAAAGGTAATTATCACctgaaaattttaattag
Proteins encoded in this window:
- the LOC107867654 gene encoding protein ROH1-like, which codes for MPVTDYQGASASFTNFGRSLLSMRRDQVHSMESAHEATSQELELEAFQKQVAERFNELSSVDSDQLLSVPWIRKLLDVFLCCQEQFRSILFNNTANLNKPPMDRYVTEYFDRSVKGLDVCNAIRDGIEQIKQWQKQLEIVLCALENQRCVGEGQFRRAKKALIDFAIGMLDEKESNTSVAHRNRSFGRNNTQNDHKSLGHFRSLSWSVSRNWSAARQLQAIGNNLVAPKSNEIVATNGLALAVFTMSYVLYFVMWALVAAIPCQDRGLQTHFYVTRQFVWAVPILSLHERILEESKKRDRRNACGLLKEIHEMEKCAHHMNELIDTVHFPITEEKDGEVKQRVHELGLVYDGLKNGLDPLERQVREVFHRIVRSRTEGLDSIGRGNHE